The proteins below are encoded in one region of Candidatus Neomarinimicrobiota bacterium:
- a CDS encoding GHKL domain-containing protein, with protein sequence MNNSNQTWYRDWVFWMVTGMILIISVLHYSTTLTEAVFHDIYRRLYYIPIIIAAFRYQLVGGVGASVIISLIYLPHLISHWGISPEQGLNKLLELVLYNVVGILSGVLVTNQEKERQRYEDTANQLDQSLQELQAQSKRLIEMEENLRVADRLAVLGELTASLAHEVRNPLGSITGSAKLLANDELEPEEKEEVAEILMKEAERMNQVVENYLSAARTEPKSRQKFQLNEVLTSVQRLLAEKTRKRNITFSMRLPNQPVNLTMDRNHLYQILINLLLNAIDAMPEGGTISLSATTNSGKLQLIVEDQGKGIPQEEVANVWNTFYTTKQEGTGLGLPIVKRIVEEYEGQISLESELDKGTKVTIIMPQE encoded by the coding sequence ATGAATAACTCCAACCAAACCTGGTACAGAGATTGGGTCTTCTGGATGGTTACCGGGATGATCCTGATCATCAGTGTGTTGCACTATAGCACCACGCTGACCGAAGCGGTTTTCCACGATATTTACCGGCGGCTGTATTATATCCCCATTATCATTGCCGCTTTCCGGTACCAGTTGGTTGGTGGTGTCGGGGCTTCTGTCATCATCAGTCTGATTTATTTGCCGCATCTGATTTCTCACTGGGGCATCAGTCCGGAACAGGGACTGAACAAACTCCTGGAACTGGTATTGTATAATGTGGTTGGGATTTTATCCGGTGTGTTGGTGACCAATCAGGAAAAGGAGCGCCAGCGTTATGAAGATACCGCTAATCAGCTCGATCAATCATTGCAGGAGTTACAAGCCCAGTCGAAACGGTTGATTGAGATGGAGGAAAATCTTCGCGTGGCCGACCGGTTGGCGGTGCTTGGAGAGCTCACGGCATCTCTGGCACATGAAGTCCGGAATCCGTTGGGATCAATCACCGGATCTGCCAAGCTATTGGCAAATGATGAGTTGGAACCGGAGGAGAAGGAAGAAGTCGCGGAAATCCTGATGAAAGAAGCGGAGCGGATGAACCAGGTGGTGGAGAACTATCTGAGTGCCGCCAGAACAGAGCCGAAATCCAGACAGAAATTTCAGCTGAATGAAGTGCTGACCTCGGTGCAGCGCCTGCTCGCCGAAAAAACCCGGAAACGGAATATCACCTTCTCCATGCGACTCCCGAACCAACCAGTCAATCTCACCATGGATCGAAACCATTTGTACCAAATTCTGATTAACCTGCTGCTCAATGCCATCGATGCCATGCCGGAAGGGGGAACCATCTCACTTTCAGCCACGACGAACTCCGGAAAATTACAGTTGATTGTGGAGGATCAGGGTAAAGGAATTCCACAGGAGGAGGTTGCCAATGTGTGGAATACCTTTTACACGACCAAGCAGGAAGGCACCGGGTTGGGTCTCCCGATCGTGAAACGGATTGTCGAAGAATATGAGGGACAGATTTCCCTGGAAAGCGAACTCGACAAGGGAACGAAAGTCACTATTATTATGCCGCAGGAATAA